ATCTATAGATATGTTGGAGAAGAAGTAAAATGGAAATGTATAAAAACGAAAAAATATCTTTTATATGACTATTTCCATAGGATATTTTGTTTTCTTAAAATAAATTTAGTTTGATGATTTACAAATTTAGACTAAAAATTATTTTCTACTTGTAAATATTTAATTTTTATGATAATCTTTTTATTGTTGTTTCAACAAGTTTAGATACAATAGCTTGGATTTGGAGGTGTAATATGGAACCAAGAGCCGGTATTACTCTTAGATGCAGTGAATGCAAGAACGAGAATTACATTACGACAAAAAACAAAAGAAAGCATGCTGAACGTTTCGAAGTCAAAAAGTACTGCCCTCATTGCAATAAGTCAACTTTACACGTTGAAAAGAAATAAACTTTCAATAGGTCATTCGACTTATAATTTATAAGGAGGTCACTTGACCTCTTTTTAAGTGATTTTTTGCTTTTTTTCTAAAATTTTAATTTTATACCTTTTTTTTAGAAAAGAAGTTTGTTAAAATTTAAAAGGTATTTTAAAAGGAGAAATGAAATATGGCAGATATGGTCAGTGTTAACGATCTTGGCCCAGGTCGTAACTTTATCGATGATAATGGAGATATTTATACAGTTCTTGATATATCTCATAATAAAACAGCTATGGCAAAAATGAAGGTTAAAGTTAAAGTTAGAAACCTTCGTTCTGGTGTTATTAAAGAATTACAATTCTTTGGTGGCGATAAAAAAGCTTTAATTTTCTTAGCTAAGAAAGTTATGAAATTCCTTTATAATGATGGAACAGATGTTTGGTTTATGGATAATGAAACTTTTGATCAAATTTCTATTCCTGCTGAAAGATTAACATGGGAATTAAATTTCATCAAAGAAGAT
This DNA window, taken from Firmicutes bacterium CAG:345, encodes the following:
- a CDS encoding elongation factor P 2 (product inferred by homology to UniProt), which gives rise to MADMVSVNDLGPGRNFIDDNGDIYTVLDISHNKTAMAKMKVKVKVRNLRSGVIKELQFFGGDKKALIFLAKKVMKFLYNDGTDVWFMDNETFDQISIPAERLTWELNFIKEDSDVTITYYENEIIGIDLPVKVALKIVETDDATRGDTINNPQKEATLETGFKIKVPMFIKNGEVVTVRTDTGAYDGRA
- a CDS encoding 50S ribosomal protein L33 2 (product inferred by homology to UniProt) — encoded protein: MEPRAGITLRCSECKNENYITTKNKRKHAERFEVKKYCPHCNKSTLHVEKK